The bacterium BMS3Abin14 genome contains the following window.
AATCCCCTTGAGACGTATTCTTTCCGGCAACGAAGCCATTGCCCAGGGCGCCCTGGATGCAGGGGTTTCCCTCGCATCTGGATACCCTGGCACACCGAGCACGGAGATTCTGGAGAACATCTCCAGGCTCGGTGGGGTGAGGGCCATTTGGGCCCCAAACGAAAAGATTGCCGTGGAACTGGCCAGCGGTGTTTCCTACGCCGGGCACCGGACACTTGCCGCCATGAAACATGTTGGCGTCAATGTGGCCGCAGATCCTCTTTTTACCATTGCCTATACTGGGATCAGGGGAGGTTTCGTCGTCGTCACGGCTGACGACCCGTCCCTTCACAGTTCCCAGAATGAGCAGGATAATCGCCGGTATGCCTCATTTACCTGCATCCCGATGCTCGAGCCTTCCAACAGCCAGGAGGCCCTCGATTTTACCAGGGAGGCGTTCGTTTTAAGCGAGAGATTTGACCTTCCTTTTTTCCTCAGGACCACTACGAGGATCTCCCATGGAAAATCAATCGTCGAGGTCTCAAAGTGGGAAGAGAGTGGGGAACGACCTGTTCCCGGACTGGTAAAAGACCCGGCCAAGTACGTAATGGTCCCCGCCAACGCCAGGGCAAGGCACAGGGACCTGTTCGAGCGGGTCGCGCGCGTGGCCGCCTTTTCCGAAACATTCCCCTTTAACAGGGTCGAGTCGGCGGATTCCGCCCTGGGAATAATTACCTCGGGCGCAAGCTACAATTATGTCAGGGATGCGTTTCCCAACGCCTCCATATTGAAGCTTGGACTGGTGTTCCCTCTGCCGACGCGCATGATCCTGGAATTTGCCGAAAATTGCGAGAGGCTCATCGTGGTCGAGGAGTTGGAGCCCCACATCGAGGAGTGGGTCAGGGGGCTTGGTATAAAAGTTGAGGGGAAATCCATTATCAGCCGCCTCGGGGAACTTGATTCGGGTATTGTCCGACGGGCCATTGAGGGGCGCGGTGAGGACCCTGTTGTACCGGCCCATGAACCGGAGGTTGTACCCGTCAGGCCCCCCGTCATGTGTATCGGATGCCCTCACAGGGGGATATTTCACCTCCTTTCCCGGAAGAAAATTTTTGTGGCGGGTGATATCGGATGCTACACGCTTGCCGTGACTCCACCACTGTCAGCCATTCACACCACCGTCTGCATGGGCGCAGGAATCAACCAGGCGGCCGGAATGGAGGCTGTTCTTCCGGATCAGCACGGCAAAGTGGTGGCGGTCATCGGCGATTCGACCTTCCTGCACAGCGGCATGGGGGGTGTTTTGAACATGGCCTTCAACCGCATCCCCGCGACTGTCCTCATCCTTGACAACTTCACCACGGCCATGACAGGCCGTCAGAACCACCCCGGGAGCGGCTTTGACATGAAGGGCAACCGTACCCGGCAGGTGAACTGGGATACCCTGTTGCGGGGGTTGGGTATCGAACACATAAGGATCGTTGACGCATACGACCTGGAGGAGATCGATGCGGCGCTGATGGAGGAGATGAACAGGGATGCGCCGTCGGTTATCGTCGTTCAGGGCGCCTGCATGCTGCTGAAGAACCAGCCGGTCAAAAGGGAGCCGCCCTATGAGATCTACGAGGATAAGTGTACCGACTGCGGCATATGCCTGCGTATCGGCTGCCCGGCCATTTCGAGGAAGGACGGCTTGCCCGGTGAAAAACCGGTCATTGATCCCAGGGAGTGCACGGGCTGCAGCCTCTGTTTCCAGGTTTGCCGCTTCGAGGCTATCGGGGTGCTGAAATGATCGATGTCTCATCCGGGATCTTCAACGTCCTCATTGTGGGCGTAGGGGGTCAGGGCACCATTCTCGCCAGTGAATTGCTGTCGTACGTTGCTCTTGCGGCAGGCTACGACGTGAAGAAAAGCGAGGTCCACGGGATGTCCCAGAGGGGTGGGCGGGTGGAGTCCTATGTCAGGTTCGGGAAGCAGATATATTCACCCCTGATTCCCAAAGGGGAGGTGGACTTTCTGGTGGGTTTTGAACTGGCCGAAACATTACGGAGCATCGAGTGGCTTTCGGCCGGTGGTATCATCCTCACCGACACCAGGGCCATTCTGCCCTACACCTCCCAGGTAGGAGAGTCCCCATATCCCTTCGATGCCCTTCACAGAATCAGGCGGCGGGGGTTCGATCCCCGGGTTGTAGAGGGGGAGAAGCTGGCGGCACAGCTCGGTGAACCCAAGGCGGCAAATGTCGTCCTCATGGGGGCGCTGGCAAGGCTTCTCCCTGTTGACGGGGATGTCTGGAGGTCGGTGATCAGGGAAAACATGCCGGGGAATCTGGCGCCTGTTAACCTGGAGGCGTTTGAGCTGGGATATGGATCGGGGATATTGACACAAGGACACGATTCGTCTACAAAATAAAATCCTGTTTCCCGTTGATAGGGTGGTAAAAAGTCGTATTTCGCTCGAATGTGTCATTACGAGCGAAGCGTGGCGGTCCCTTGCCTCGTGATATTATTACGGGCTGCCGTGTCGTTGATCTCCTTTCAATGACGGGCATGGGTTTTTTGCGGCCCTGATAACGTTGAGCTTTGGCCTTTATGCAGGAAAGGAGACACATGATCTGGGACGAAGAATTCGAAACCATGCCGAGGGAGGCACTGGAATCGCTGCAGGCTTACAGGCTCAGGAAAATCGCCGAGAGGGTTTACGCTACCGTACCATTTTACAAGGAGGCCTTTGACAGGGCAAAGGTTCATCCATCCCGGATCAAATCCCTGGATGACCTGAAAAGATTGCCGTTTACAAACAAAACCGACCTCAGGGATAACTATCCTTTCAAGCTCTTTACCCTTCCGTTGCACGAGGTCGTCCGTATTCACGCGTCTTCAGGGACAACCGGAAAACCGACAGTTGTGGGGTATACCCGGCGGGATATCGATACATGGTCATCACTCATGGCCAGGACCTTGTCCTGTGCCGGCGTTCAAAAAGGGGATGTGGTTCAGAACGCCTATGGCTATGGCCTTTTTACCGGCGGGCTCGGGTTTCACTACGGATCGGAGAAGCTGGGAGCCACCGTTATCCCCATCTCCGGGGGGAACACAAAGCGGCAGATCATGATCATGGAGGACTTCGGCAGCACGGTCCTCGTCTGCACCCCTTCATATGCCCTGACCATCGCGGAAGCCATGGATGAAATGGGGGTCACGAAGGACCGGCTCAAACTACGGATAGGTATCTTCGGCGCTGAACCGTGGTCCCGGAACATGCGCCAGCAGGTCGAGGCCAGGCTGGGTATTCAGGCTGTTGACATCTACGGCCTTTCCGAAGTTATCGGGCCGGGAGTCAGCGTCGAGTGCATCGAAGCCCAGAACGGACTGCATATCTTCGAGGACCACTTCATCCCGGAGGTGATTGACCCGGATACGGGGGATGCGCTTCCATTCGGCGAGGAAGGGGAGCTCGTATTTACGACCCTGACCAAAGAGGCATTTCCGGTTATCAGGTACCGGACCAAGGATATAACCCGGCTGTTCCCGGAACCGTGCCGCTGCGGCAGAACCCATGTGAGGATGGACCGCGTGACAGGCCGCACCGACGACATGCTCATCATCAGGGGCGTTAATTTCTTCCCAAGCCAGATTGAGAGCCTCCTCATGAACATTGATGGACTTGAACCCCATTATCAGATTATAGTTCGGAGGGAAGGCACACTGGATACCCTGGAGGTGAGGATCGAGGTCAACGAGGCAGTGTTCTCCGATGAAATAAGGAAGCTGGAGGCCCTGGAAAAAAAGGTGACAAGTGAATGCAAGGAAATCCTGGGGATCTCGGCCAGGATAAAGCTGGTTGAACCGAAGACCCTTCAACGGTTCGAAGGGAAGGCAACAAGGGTCATCGACGAGCGAAAAATTCAGTAGGGGGTTCAAGATGAAGGTCAAACAGGTTTCCGTTTTTATGGAGAATAAAGCCGGCAGACTTGCTCAGATAACACGGGCGCTCGGAGACGAGGGCATCAATATCCTTACCTTGTCCCTTGCCGACACGGCCGATTTTGGCATATTGAGGCTTATGGTCGGTGACACCGGGAAGGCGGTTCGCGTTCTGAAGGCAGCCGGGTTTACCGTAGGAGAAAACGATGTTCTGGCGGTTGACATCCCCGATCAGCCGGGCGGGCTGGCGGACTTCCTTGAGCTCATCGGGGTCAATGACATCAATATCGAGTATATGTACGCATACAGGAAGGGCGGTAAGTCCATCCTCATATTCCGGTTTGAGGACCTGGACCGGGCGGGAAAGATCTTTGCCGATACCCCGTTCAAGCTCCTTTCAAGCGAGGAGCTATACGGGCTTTAAACGAGGCGCAACGCATTTCAGCGATAAAACGCGTTGTGGGCGAAATAAACTACCAGGAGGTAGGGGGCGGGAGGAAAAGGATATGAATTGGATCAGGAAAACGACGGTTTTGTGTGCCGCTTTGACCCTGGCCGTGGCCATGGTTGTCGGTTCGGCGGGTCCCGCAGCGGCACGTAAGGTGTACAAGATCGGCGCGCTCTTCGCAACCAGCGGGCCGGCATCCATGCTCGGGTTGCCCGAGAAAAACACGGCGTCCATGCTGGAGGAATCCATCAACAGCCAGGGCGGGATCAACGGTACGCCGATTAAACTGATTATCTACGATACCCAGGCCGATCCGACCAAAACCGTCACCGCGGCAAAGAAGCTTATCAAGAAGGATAAAGTCGACGTCATTATCGGGCCCACCACCTCGGGAGCTACCCTTGCCATAATAGACGTGATTCAGAAGGCCGAGATACCGTTGATCTCCTGCGCGGCATCGGTCCGTATCGTTCAGCCGGTAAAAAAGTGGGTATTCAAGACGCCCCAGACCGACGTCATGGCAGTTGAAAAGATCTACGCCAAGCTTCAGAAAGAGGGAAAGAAGAAGATCGCCATAATCACGGTCAGCAACGGGTTCGGCGATTCGGGCCGGGTCCAGCTCAAGAAGTTCGCAAATAAATACGGCATTACCGTCGTAGCCGATGAACGGTACGGTTCCAAGGACACGGATATGACGGTTCAGATGACCAAGATAAAGGGCACTGATGCCGAGGCCATTATCTGCTGGGGAACAAACCCCGGGCCTGCCGTCATCGCCAAGAACAGAAAGCAGTTGGGCATAACGATCCCGCTGTACAATAGCCACGGCGTTGCCTCAAAGAAGTTCATCGAGCTTTCCGGCGGCGCTGCCGAGGGGACCTTTCTCCCCGCAGGCAGGTTGCTCGTAGCAGACCAGCTGCCCGATTCCGATCCCCAGAAGGCCGTTCTGGTCGGCTACAGGGACAACTACGAGAAGAGGTTCGGTGGTTCCGTCAGTACCTTCGGCGGACACGCCTACGACGCCTTTAATATCGCTGTGCAGGCCCTAAGAAATCTCTCCGACAAGAAGATGGATCCCACCAGGGGAGCGATTCGCAGCGCGATAGAGAAGATTCACGGTTTCGTCGGAACGGGCGGAGTGTTCAACTTTTCACCCGAGGATCACAACGGCCTCACCCAGGACGACTTCGTCATGATCAAGATAGAGAACGGTAGCTGGAAACTGGCCGAGTAAAATAAATCAATCCAGAGTCCAAGGCCTTCCGCGGTGTAGCCCGAAGGACGAAGACGGGTCCAGAGTCCAAAGAATAGGGGGGCCGAATTTCGGCCCCCTCGTATGTCCAAGGGACGCAGAACATGACCTTATCCCAGCAGATTCTTCAGTACATCATAACCGGTGTGACCATCGGAAGCGTCTATACGCTTATAGGGCTTGGTTTCAACATTATCTACAACGCCACGGAGATCATCAACTTCGCGCAGGGGGAGTTCGTCATGCTGGGCGCCCTTTTTACGATTTCGGGCGTGCAGCTGCTGCATCTTCCCCTGATCGCGGCCTGCGTTCTGGCAACCCTGGCAGTGGCCCTTGTCGGGGTGATATTCGATTTCACTGCCATCAGACCTCTTAAAGAAGCCAACCCAATCACGCTGATCATTATCACCATCGGAGCGTCCATCTTCATCAGGGGGATTGCGAGCCTTGTCTGGGGAAAAGAACCATATCTCTTGAAGGCTTTTTCGGGCGAAGAGCCGATTCCTTTTTTTGGCGCCGTTCTGCAGCCGCAGAGCATCTGGGTCATGGCGACCGCATTTATCATCGTCATGGGATTGAGGCAGTTTTTTGGAAAGACGCTCACCGGAAAGGCGATGATGGCCAGCGCCGTTCAGCCCCGAGCCGCAAGGCTCGTGGGCATCGACGTGCGGAACATGGTCCTTCTGTCCTTCGGCCTCAGCGGAGCCGTCGGTTCGCTTGCCGGCATTGTTATTTCCCCCATAAGCATGGCCCAGTACGATATGGGCGTAATCCTGGGCCTTAAAGGTTTTTGCGCGGCCATCATCGGCGGTCTGGGAAACCCATGGGGGGTGGTGGTGGGTGGCATCTCACTCGGTGTTCTGGAATCGTTGGGAGCGGGCCTGATCTCCAGCGGGTACAAGGATGCCATCGCCTTCATTATTCTCCTGCTCATGCTCTTTTTTCGGCCCCAGGGGATTCTCGGCAGAACCAGGGGAGACCGGGTGTGAACATCCGGTCCGGTCTGAGGTCACCTTACGCAGGATTCATCCTGTTTGCCGTTCTCGCTCTTTGCATGCCCCTGTTGGTCACCAACGATTACTATCTGAACCTTCTCGTCATAATAGGCATCAATTCCATCACCGTCATAGGGCTGGATCTTCTCATGGGATATACCGGCCAGATATCCCTTGGCCATGCGGCGTTTTACGGGCTGGGGGCCTATGCGTCCGGGATCCTTTCTGTCCGCTATGGATGGCCCGCCCTGGCTGAACTTGCCGTAGCCCTCATCGTCGTCGCATCCATCGCCTTTCTTATCGGCATTCCCACCCTCAAGCTCCACGGCCACTACCTGGCAATGGCGACCCTGGGCTTCGGCATCATAGTCTACATTGCCTTTCAGGAGATGGATTTCCTCACGGGCGGCCCCTCGGGGTTGGTGGGGATCAAGCCCATGTCCATTTTCGGTATTCCCTTCGAATCCGACAGGGCATATTATCTTCTGGTCTGTGGTTTTCTTCTCGTTTCTCTCATCCTTTCCATAAACCTAATCCGGTCGCGGGTGGGCAGGGCGCTGCGCGCTATCCACGGGTCCGAAGTAGCTGCCTCTGTCCTGGGTGTGAACACAGCTCGTTTCAAGGTCGGTATCTTTGTCCTCTCAGCTATGTACGCCGCAACGGCGGGATGGCTGTATGCCCATTACATCGGGTTTATCAGCCCTAGCTCTTTCGGTTTCCTCTTTTCAATTAAACTGGTGACCATGGTTGTCATCGGGAGCCTGGGCAGTGTCTGGGGAGGGATATTCGGGGCCGCTCTCCTGACAAGCCTGCCCGAATTTCTCGCATTTTTTGAGAATTATGAGAGCGCGGTTTTTGGATTTGTACTTCTGGTTGTCATGATATTCATGCCGAGGGGACTTCTTCGGGGGGTTGAGGAGCTCATGATACGTGTCTTTGGCGCCTTTACCGGTCAGTCTGCCGGAGCAGGTGATAAAAGGTGAGTCCCTTACTCAAAACGGAAAAACTGACGAAGTATTTTGGCGGTGTCAAGGCCCTTAACGGGGTAGACATAGAGGTGCGCCGGGGGATCATACAGTCGGTCATCGGGCCCAACGGAGCCGGCAAAACGACTTTTTTTAACGTGGTGTCCGGAATTTTCCGGCCTTCCGCGGGCGAGATAGTCTTCGACGGGGAGCTGATCACT
Protein-coding sequences here:
- the braC_3 gene encoding leucine-, isoleucine-, valine-, threonine-, and alanine-binding protein precursor — its product is MNWIRKTTVLCAALTLAVAMVVGSAGPAAARKVYKIGALFATSGPASMLGLPEKNTASMLEESINSQGGINGTPIKLIIYDTQADPTKTVTAAKKLIKKDKVDVIIGPTTSGATLAIIDVIQKAEIPLISCAASVRIVQPVKKWVFKTPQTDVMAVEKIYAKLQKEGKKKIAIITVSNGFGDSGRVQLKKFANKYGITVVADERYGSKDTDMTVQMTKIKGTDAEAIICWGTNPGPAVIAKNRKQLGITIPLYNSHGVASKKFIELSGGAAEGTFLPAGRLLVADQLPDSDPQKAVLVGYRDNYEKRFGGSVSTFGGHAYDAFNIAVQALRNLSDKKMDPTRGAIRSAIEKIHGFVGTGGVFNFSPEDHNGLTQDDFVMIKIENGSWKLAE
- a CDS encoding phenylacetate-coenzyme A ligase encodes the protein MIWDEEFETMPREALESLQAYRLRKIAERVYATVPFYKEAFDRAKVHPSRIKSLDDLKRLPFTNKTDLRDNYPFKLFTLPLHEVVRIHASSGTTGKPTVVGYTRRDIDTWSSLMARTLSCAGVQKGDVVQNAYGYGLFTGGLGFHYGSEKLGATVIPISGGNTKRQIMIMEDFGSTVLVCTPSYALTIAEAMDEMGVTKDRLKLRIGIFGAEPWSRNMRQQVEARLGIQAVDIYGLSEVIGPGVSVECIEAQNGLHIFEDHFIPEVIDPDTGDALPFGEEGELVFTTLTKEAFPVIRYRTKDITRLFPEPCRCGRTHVRMDRVTGRTDDMLIIRGVNFFPSQIESLLMNIDGLEPHYQIIVRREGTLDTLEVRIEVNEAVFSDEIRKLEALEKKVTSECKEILGISARIKLVEPKTLQRFEGKATRVIDERKIQ
- the livH_1 gene encoding high-affinity branched-chain amino acid transport system permease protein LivH, which codes for MTLSQQILQYIITGVTIGSVYTLIGLGFNIIYNATEIINFAQGEFVMLGALFTISGVQLLHLPLIAACVLATLAVALVGVIFDFTAIRPLKEANPITLIIITIGASIFIRGIASLVWGKEPYLLKAFSGEEPIPFFGAVLQPQSIWVMATAFIIVMGLRQFFGKTLTGKAMMASAVQPRAARLVGIDVRNMVLLSFGLSGAVGSLAGIVISPISMAQYDMGVILGLKGFCAAIIGGLGNPWGVVVGGISLGVLESLGAGLISSGYKDAIAFIILLLMLFFRPQGILGRTRGDRV
- a CDS encoding indolepyruvate oxidoreductase subunit beta; protein product: MIDVSSGIFNVLIVGVGGQGTILASELLSYVALAAGYDVKKSEVHGMSQRGGRVESYVRFGKQIYSPLIPKGEVDFLVGFELAETLRSIEWLSAGGIILTDTRAILPYTSQVGESPYPFDALHRIRRRGFDPRVVEGEKLAAQLGEPKAANVVLMGALARLLPVDGDVWRSVIRENMPGNLAPVNLEAFELGYGSGILTQGHDSSTK
- a CDS encoding indolepyruvate ferredoxin oxidoreductase, which codes for MRRILSGNEAIAQGALDAGVSLASGYPGTPSTEILENISRLGGVRAIWAPNEKIAVELASGVSYAGHRTLAAMKHVGVNVAADPLFTIAYTGIRGGFVVVTADDPSLHSSQNEQDNRRYASFTCIPMLEPSNSQEALDFTREAFVLSERFDLPFFLRTTTRISHGKSIVEVSKWEESGERPVPGLVKDPAKYVMVPANARARHRDLFERVARVAAFSETFPFNRVESADSALGIITSGASYNYVRDAFPNASILKLGLVFPLPTRMILEFAENCERLIVVEELEPHIEEWVRGLGIKVEGKSIISRLGELDSGIVRRAIEGRGEDPVVPAHEPEVVPVRPPVMCIGCPHRGIFHLLSRKKIFVAGDIGCYTLAVTPPLSAIHTTVCMGAGINQAAGMEAVLPDQHGKVVAVIGDSTFLHSGMGGVLNMAFNRIPATVLILDNFTTAMTGRQNHPGSGFDMKGNRTRQVNWDTLLRGLGIEHIRIVDAYDLEEIDAALMEEMNRDAPSVIVVQGACMLLKNQPVKREPPYEIYEDKCTDCGICLRIGCPAISRKDGLPGEKPVIDPRECTGCSLCFQVCRFEAIGVLK
- the livH_2 gene encoding high-affinity branched-chain amino acid transport system permease protein LivH encodes the protein MNIRSGLRSPYAGFILFAVLALCMPLLVTNDYYLNLLVIIGINSITVIGLDLLMGYTGQISLGHAAFYGLGAYASGILSVRYGWPALAELAVALIVVASIAFLIGIPTLKLHGHYLAMATLGFGIIVYIAFQEMDFLTGGPSGLVGIKPMSIFGIPFESDRAYYLLVCGFLLVSLILSINLIRSRVGRALRAIHGSEVAASVLGVNTARFKVGIFVLSAMYAATAGWLYAHYIGFISPSSFGFLFSIKLVTMVVIGSLGSVWGGIFGAALLTSLPEFLAFFENYESAVFGFVLLVVMIFMPRGLLRGVEELMIRVFGAFTGQSAGAGDKR